A region of Salvelinus alpinus chromosome 6, SLU_Salpinus.1, whole genome shotgun sequence DNA encodes the following proteins:
- the LOC139579700 gene encoding antifreeze protein Maxi-like gives MAGLFGLKILLLWTGLIELAISASQATSPAASQATSPAASQATSLAASQATSPAAFQATSPAASQATSPAAFQATSPAASQATSPAAFQATSPAAFQATSPAAFQATTPAAFQATSPAAFQATSPAASQATSPAASQATSPAAFQATSPAAFQATTPAAFQATSPAAFQATSPAASQATSPAASQATSPAAFQATSPAAFQATSPTAFQATSPTAFQATSPTAFQAPPNMYQAVAGKHLITLLISTQLMYAPSQKQGPGKLQQGVGRGEETPSSRHWKNSIKS, from the coding sequence CTGCCTCCCAGGCCACCTCTCCAGCTGCCTCCCAGGCCACATCTCCAGCTGCCTCCCAGGCCACCTCTCTAGCTGCCTCCCAGGCCACCTCTccagctgccttccaggccacATCTCCAGCTGCCTCCCAGGCCACCTCTccagctgccttccaggccacATCTCCAGCTGCCTCCCAGGCCACATCTccagctgccttccaggccacatctccagctgccttccaggccacatctccagctgccttccaggccacAACTCCAGCTGCCTTCCAAGCCACATCTccagctgccttccaggccacATCTCCAGCTGCCTCCCAGGCCACTTCTCCAGCTGCCTCCCAGGCCACTTCTccagctgccttccaggccacatctccagctgccttccaggccacAACTCCAGCTGCCTTCCAAGCCACATCTccagctgccttccaggccacATCTCCAGCTGCCTCCCAGGCCACTTCTCCAGCTGCCTCCCAGGCCACTTCTccagctgccttccaggccacATCTCCAGCTGCCTTTCAGGCCACTTCTCCAACTGCCTTCCAGGCCACTTCTCCAACTGCCTTCCAGGCCACTTCTCCAACTGCCTTCCAGGCACCTCCCAACATGTATCAGGCTGTGGCTGGGAAACACCTGATTACTCTTCTGATTTCAACCCAGCTGATGTATGCCCCTTCCCAAAAGCAGGGCCCAGGAAAATTACAACAAGGGgtaggaagaggagaagaaaccCCGTCAAGCAGGCACTGGAAGAACAGCATAAAAAGTTAA